TTCGgtttagcattcagagccatgcCTTTAGTTCGGCGTGTAGAGCCCCATCGTTGccttggcattcagagtcgtaTCTTCGgtttagcgttcagagccacatctttattttggcgttcagagccacattttcATTTCGACATCCAGatccttgtttttttgttcggcgttcagagtcatcatcacttcttagtttGACGTTCACAGTCACATCCTcaattttggcgttcagagccatcatcgatttTTAATCTAACGTTCAGAGTTGCATTTTTCGGTTTTGGGgtttagagtcatcatcatcacttctcagtatcGGTGTTCAGAGTCATCCTCATCGCATTCTCAGTTTCGACGTtgagagccatcatcacttcccagtttgacgttcagatgTCGTATTCTCaattttggtgttcagagccatcatcgatttCCAGCTTGACGTTCAGAGCCGTCATGATTTATCCACAGttcaggcgttcagagccatcattcacattcaggcgttcagagccatcgtccACATTCAAGTGTTTAAAGCCATCGTTCACATTCAggtgttcagagtcatcatctcTCTATAGTTTGGTATTTAGAGTCCATCGCTCACAGTTTGGCATTCGGAGTTGTCGttcacagtttggcattcagagccgccATGATTTATCCACAGTTcagacgttcagagccatcgtccacattcaggcattcagagccatcatttctcCATAGTTTGGTATTCAGAGTCATTGTTCAcaatttggcattcagagctgTCATGATCTCTCtacagtttggcgttcagagccatcgttcacattcaggctttcagagccattatcTCTCCACAGTTTGGTATTTAGAGCCATTGttcacagtttggcattcagaccCATTATTCACAGTCAGGCATACACCATTTCCCAACAGTTTGGATTTCAGAGCCATCGTATccttagtttggcgttcaaagccaccatttctcCATAGTTTAGCGTTCAGAGCTGTCGTTCATGGTcaagcattcagagccattagttagcttggcatttagagccatcatatCTTTAGTTTGACATTTAGAGTAGTCAgcttggcatttagagccattagTCAGCTTAACATTCAGAGCTTTGAGCTTACGACCTCGAGTCATTCTTCTTATTCACGgtctagagtcattcttagcattcaaagccttgaactcatgacctagagtcgttttcaccctttaggtgttcagagccactacTTTCTTTCATGGGTGTTTAGAATTGTAGGCCTTCAGATCTTcctttggcattcagagccacaattttctttcctaagcgttcaaagccatcttttccaattttaggcgttcagagtctTTCATTTTATcagttttaggcattcagagtcgtgtcttcattttggcattcagagccattgtccagCTTGGCATTCAATgtcattttcttcctttagttttggcgttcaaagctaTCGTGCATACTCATTCAGGCACCTAAAGTCACCATCTTTCCTCctttttggcgttcagagtcatttttcCCCAGCCTTATCATTCGAGAGAGCCCATGTCATACTAGGACAAATTTGGCAATCTTTCTTGTTCTTCGGCAAAGTTCACTTCGTTTTGTTCGTGTATACGCTCACTttactcgtgaactctaccgaagaggggcatatttgtagaccccaaaatttgtcctaattttatctttacattaattttgagcccagttttaaattccaattacatatattttttggCTCACTCACCATTTAATAGCTTTTATTATTTTgcatatcattttattttattttattactaatacttttattttattattattattactaatacttttattttattattattattactattattttattattattattactattattattattattatatctattttatttttatttttttattcttttctctctcctctctcctctctcctctctctttccTATTCCCCAACTACCCCaccattttcttctctctcttcccatTCTTCCCACACAGCCGGCCCCCCCTCATTTCCGTTTCCtcctatttttatgtttcttccCATTTTGCCCTCCAGCTTTTCCCTCGAATTCTCAAGATTTTccctccattttttcctcttttccaccCTTTCTTTGCTGCCCGCTCCACTCCTTCCCCCTCCCTCACTCTTCTACTCTTTTTTCTCCACCCAAAGACACACATGGCCccatggattttattttattttttttctctccatttttttccttctctctccCCACACTCCACTTCCCTTCCTGGCCGGTTACACACCCACGCTCTCATCtcttccctctttctctcttctcatttctccctttggattttggttttttttcttcttttcttttcttttccattttttttaggtGGTCGAGCCTCTCATTTCCTCTTCTCCTTCCCTCATTTTTTCTCTCGCTCCACGACGGTGGCATGACGCCAGTCGGCAACCCCcttcccattattattattattattattattattattattattattgtcattattattgttagtattattattgttattgttgttattttattttattttaatggtaattgttgtttgtgaaatttggattattgattgtgaaatttggattgttgaattaatatgaaatttggggttAATTTTTTGTTGGTAGATTAATAcgtaattcaatttaatttattgttagtgaattaatttgaaatttgttaatttgggtttgtgggGATATTGTATTTGGTGATTAATTTGAGGATATTTGGATTAcatcaattgcatattgtttatttggactTAGGTCTATCGTTAAgttgttatttgtttgggctCATTGGATTGggcttaaaatattatttctcttgactatgtattttttttttatgtgggcttgttaattgatACGAATTTTGGAGCCCATAATGTGGGTGAGATTTGttggattatttgaatatttgatatgggtttggccaatttgaattgtttaattGGGACATGGGACAATTATGGTGTATATTAAACTAGGCTtagattatgaaatattaaatttaggtctagtagaatttattttaatttatcccaTTTTAAgtttggttgattgtgtttgtatttttggttattaatttggatgttctAGGTTAAAAACTATAGTAATTTTGGCTCATTTTAATTGACGAAATTTatgggactaatttgaaattggaatttgggtttgaatatttgtttgagattttaTACATCTCTGGATATTTACATCTGTGCTAttcttgtttttgcatggacccaTTCTGTAATCTTGTTGGCTGAGTACGAATTGATAACACGTGGAACTTATTGTAAgtttattttacatgttttatTGCCtacttttatcttattttaattttataggtttatgtaaatattcatttgtatatatttattgagtgtgtacagaattgaatATCGAgcaaactagaaattttgtttaaatgagaggaagaattcGATAAAtaggttttaataaaataataattttacaatatttttttttataaaagaaagttttttatttatttatagagaTTCAGAAAAATCccaaagaattgtttttttttatagaatttaaagaattgtttttaataaaattgtctaactatagatatatatatttcttttttaatgaattctttttccttaattaaaatgtgaTTAAAGGTATTATTTAGAAATAGAAGATTtcatttaaccttttttttgttaaaatttattttgcaaataaagttatgtcattttaaataatttgtaaaaatcactttttttttaaaaaaaatgaaattgaatctaaatacttttgtaaataaaattgtaaaaattcattattttctagtaaaagcaagtaaaaataatttttgtgcccaaattgaaattttgtaataaattcttttgatacaataaatgtaaataacttttttgaaaattgaatataactgaaattgagaaaataaattgattctttttttgtaagtaaataaattgaaatcattaattcaaaatcatttttaaataaaatcctttgaaatttctttaaaacctttttttaatatcttttatttatttaattcaatcaatcattttgcataattctcttattatttattttatgtacttttgtaattagatttcatcatatTAACTTTCACCATAacttgtatattgattatttttcttggtatccataattaattaattaattgccacaattcCTCAATTCGTTTAGTACAGGCCGTGcgtatacgggcttagaggggtgttacggctcaccatcgtaccttcccaataagtaacctaacccccggaCCCAAACTTAGTTTTTCACATGCCCgttttttccttcaggagtcacacttagggttttctttcttatttggtttttcccttaaaataataaaacaaaaataagtggcgactccaaatctttttctaaaaatcaaattttcatcaaataaaataaaaagcgagtttcaCTTTCGAATGGGAACGCATCAAGCGAAGTGCGGGGTCCACACTATGctactaaattatatatatatttgacaattggacatattaaaaatgttttgattgaaaataaagataattttaatgtaataaaattaatttggtgtcccaatttttttttaaggatcaATAAAAGTGTGAAACCCATATTTAAGAATTCTATGTAACTATGTTTAGAATTTGTAAATCACATATAAACATTCATTGAACCTAAAACTCTCCTTGAGAGGTTtaattaatacttgaaatttccACCCAAAAAACGTAGCACAATACCTTGTTTGAGGTAAATGTAGTGGAGTGCATTATGGGAACTGCTCAATAGTTAAAATTGAGGGTGTCCCAGTTAAACCCAAAAGATTAAATATGTGGTCCACCTGTGAACTGATACCAATTTTTCATATGACGATACAACAACCCAACtatcaatttataaattttatataaatgggGAGACTTATTGCTCTTTTGGACCAAGgtagattttatttttgagtcTTACGTtattttctccaaaaaaaaaaaagacatgattagaaaacaattattttctagaacaattttttgttctctagaacattttttttttataattataaaattgttttctattttttattcttaaaaacaaaaaacatgtattttcaaaaaacatgttttaatgattttcaattgttttcacataatttttttagtgtagttttgaaaaatgattaaaaataaattaataactataaaaattatttttaaaaacattaaaaataggttaaagacaattcaggttcttaaagagaattttgttctataaaatattataaaattatttctaaaaattatttttcataactattttaaaaaataattaccaaatagggCCCTCAAAATGGAGAAGTGTTATATTCGCTAACAAGCTAGAAAGAGAGATGTGCCAATATTCATTAACCATTAGAGGATTATTAAAGGTTGGAAACcgatagaaataattttttcatgtcaTAGATTTTAGTTAGGGGATTCAAATATtgttaacaatattttaaaatgtcttCTTTTGTCACTTCAAATGATTGGGTTCATTAATCTTAACCATTCATTCAATGCTTGAGTTTGGATGTCGACATGAATCATTTGTAACTGTTGTCTACATCCACTGTTTACCTCCATATCCACCATTCTAcgtattgatatatttattgaattttgtttttatttctaagATTAACAACTTTGGAACTTAAAATGATTAGAGAGTAGAGTGTGAATGCAAGAACAACTTTTGAACTTAAACATTAAGATTGAAATGGTCTAAATCAGATCAAGTGATTTACTTCTGTGTTGGGAAAATCCCAGAAGCCCACATCAAATGGAAAATCACCCTCACCTCCCTGGATTTGTTCTACCATACCATCCATGGGTCCCTTTGTCTGTGTTGCAGTTTCTTCTGTCCAGAGGCTTGCGAGACTTTATAGCTTTGGTTTTAGAATGTGTTTGGGGTTTATCTCTCCCTTCTTCCTGGAACTGAACCTTCTTTTTCAAGTGGTGACCATGCCAATAGTTCTTGACATCATTAGCAGTCCTCCCTGGAAGCCTACCCGCAATCAAGGACCATCTATACACGCACAACATCAGACAAAGTATCAACTGAACAGCTCTTTTGTAAGTTCTGAACAGCTTCAGAACTAATATAATATCATTATCAAGCTAGTACTTGAGTTATTATAGACTTGCCTGTTCCCCAACAAATTGTGAAGCCTAATCATGAGATCAACCTCGTCTAATGCAAACTCTCCTCTCTTGATATCCGGCTTCAAATAATTGAGCCATCTCAACCTGCAGCTTTTTCGGCATCTATTCAACCCTGCAAACTCAAGAAAACGAAACTCTTTAAGCAAAACAGAAgtaaaaaaacacaaactaatACTGATCCCTTTCTCTTTCATGTTACCTGCTCGGAGGGGAACCAGATGCCACTTTCCTTCTCCATATTTCTCAATGCATTTCCTCAGGAGAACATCCTCTTCTTGGGTCCATGCACCCTTTCTAACTCCTAAGCTCTCCATCGAGTCAACTCAACACAAGAGACCGGCTCCTTCTCTAATTATTGATTGATATATAACAACCTCGAACCTGTTCTATCTCATGACTCGGACACCAGACCCCTAATTGGTTGATTCGACACGTTTCTTATGGTGCATTACCTGGCTTCCGAATGCGCTGGAGATCATGGACAAAGGGTGTGTGTCATAAGAGATATTTACCCATTATGTATCAACTTACTATAAATGTACAGCGCAAAATTTAGGAATTAATTGCTGATTAGTATCCTTTATGAACAATCTCTATTTTGTGGTCAAAATGTATAAACTGGTGTGATCCTGAAGACAACCACGTGCTACCAGTTTTTAATGTCCAGAGGAATTCATATGGACATTGGTAGGATGAATGGGACATTACGTAGAAGATTTGGATTCTGATACCACTGTTTCCTTGACAAAAAGCAACCAAGTGATGGGAACCTTTGAGGGCCACCGCTCCTCTTTCAactttaacattttcttttgtcGACTAACCCATGTTCACTGAAAAGGGGAGCTCCATGGGTCCTCTACCATTATATTACAGCCGCTATGCAGTGGCAGCAGCTAATTAATGGGAATTGTCGGTGAAGAAAGGTACAATCATTAGGATATGCCTCTGGCTCGCGGAGGACTTTGTTTCTGACCAGTAACGtcgataaaaatatattttagaactTTTTCTATTGTCAATTCAATGACCGGGTTCATTCTCAACCATCCATCTGTTGATAGGGACGTGTGTCTTCTCACTGACAAttattttccctcaaatatatacatatacccaatgttaaaaaaattgactttGTCACCCTCACTGATTTTCGAGTTTTATGGAAATATCAGTAGAaatttgcatataaattaaaattgttttaaaatttgaaaaatgatggaaattgataaaagtataaaaatttcACCTGAacctttgaaatttttgataaaataagtaatgtgtagatattaaattattatatttttaaaaaattaataaaataacaaatatcaGTTTTCaagttattattaataaaaatagaagaaagttATGATTTTGCACACCAATAATTTCTTAATTCTGCAGGCCGTTGCATCATTTTCTCCAAAGACCTTTTGAcattaaagaaggaaaaaaaaagagaaaaagacgTTTGCATATAGAGGCAGCAATAAGATATCTTCTTGAAGAAGACGTTTTTAGACTTATGTGGGAACATTATGGGCTTTAATGAAACttttataatatcatttttatctttctttttttcttaattaaaaaaagttgttattccaaatatatcattttctaaATCTAAGCTATTCAATCGGTGTGTATTATTGGTTTAATGTAAATTACAAAACCAAAgttccttcattttttattgcTTTAATGTGGaatgtaaaaatattaattagttaaaagaGATTCAATACTCCTTGTATTTGTGTGAATTTATCgcttctttctttttacttgaaaagtaatattttttttatataaatgtcaCTTGTCATCTCAAGTatttatacataattttaagaaaaatgattatttttataagaaaaaagtgaggatatttataccaaaatgaaGCCAAAAAAGAATGGAGGGTTAGAcctactattttttaaaatagttctgaaaaatagtttttgaaaattattttataatgttttataaaataaaagttggttttaaaacataaaatatttttaacatattttaatatttttaaatattttttaaaaataactttttaagtccaatgttttatttttaaatcatatgttatctaaaaaaaactttattttttattcttagaaacataaaaaaaaaaaaaaatttatggttgtcaaacatatttttgtgtttttttattctaaataataaaaagttgttCTAAAAAACCATGTGAAGCAAATTCTTAAATTTccgaaaaaacaaaaaacatatggctatgtttggttctcagaaagtacaaaggaaagaaaaaaaatgttaaagaaaattattttctcatgtttggttgtcttatgaaaaatatcaaagaaaataaaatataattaaaactaattaaaaacttatgtatttttaaattatttaatttttatattgatgagttaaaataaataaaatgagtttgaagcaacaaaaaaataatttatcaacttttaatctattttttttattttccttcactttttctttccttctagttttcctttgtattttctttccctcgcattttccctcaaattttccgggaaccaaatatagccatAAGGTTACcaagaaaattttttatgaGACTTCTAAGTTTTCAATGAAGAACCAGATTGaaacttcaattaaaaaatggaaTCTTAATTGACAATTATAGCTTTAATTTTAAAACGAAGCATCCATTGATAATTTTGACTTCAATTCAAAAACCGAAgtcttaattaataaatatacgtttaattcaaaaataaagtcTCAATTATAATTGTAATGAGATCTTAactatatgttttaaaaaatatatatttttgagatGCTCGTATGCGGCACTCAAGAGACcaacataaattttataaagtaGTTAGATATGGGACATTTTGGCCCAAAACTCCTGCAAGTAGCACCTCTGTTTTGTGCTGGCTACTGGACCAGACGACATTTTCATCACTGAATTTTCCAGTATTGTCGAACATGTGAGAGTACAAGTTTTGGGGCAAATTGCCTCATTGGAAGGGAAGAGGGTACATGTACAAgtttttaggtaaattaattGTCGAACATGTGAGAGTACAAGTTTTGGGGCAAATTGCCTCATTGGAAGGGAAGAGGTAAATTAATTGTCGAACATGTGAGAGTACAAGTTTTGGGGCAAATTGCCTCATTGGAAGGGAAGAGGGTTTATATAACCAAATATTACTTatagggaaagttgtgtttataGGCTCCTATacgataaaattttgaaaatccatATAATTGAAATATAGATTTTGgttgataataagaaaaatattaaaggatTGATGCACTATTTActgtttatattttaattttcaaaattacccTCAAAGCCTCCCTATCGgaaaaaatttttctttctctcggGGGTTAAGGGTCTCCCTAccagaaattttatttttctcttgggGGCGCACGGCAGATCCAAGATCCAAAAAACATGAGGagcaaaaaaacaacaatttttttggttttccttgggggttttgcaagAATTTTCTCGGAAAGCATACGAGGATGGGGCGGGGCGGCGGCAGAAAACGAAtgccgggggggggggggggacggCGGCggcagatccagaaaacacggGAGAAAAAAACGGgagaagcaatttttttggtttgcaACCATCCCGGAAAACGAATGCCGGGGGGGGAGGGTTCCCCAAAAACGAATGCCGGGGGGTGGGGTGGCGGCGGCAGCGACGGCGGCAAATACTGAAAAAgcagagaaaaaaaacaaaaaaaagcaaaaaagaaaaatataatatttcagaaattaaaatatgaacaGTAAATATAAAatctataacattttttttattactataaaatttattttaaattatcaaatttatggttaaacataaatatttaaagtattataaatacataaaatataatagatttatttaaaaaaaattattgatgtGAAATTATGATTATAAAACATGCTATTATGTagcaaataagataaaaaaaaaattcagattaaggaaaaaaaattaatttgacttaatatttaaagttaaaaaaaattgtaatattgttatttaattaCCGTGTGTGAATGTCTATATCCTTTATTCATTAAGCCTAAGAAAAGTTATTTGTTTTCCCAATTCAATATCTATGTGTAATCTCAAAAGACTTGATACAAATGATAAACTCAAGTCCTACGAGGTTATGCCTCATGGTTAAATTTTATCTCGGATTTTCCCATCCCCATTTTATCTTGCTACATAATCTGAATAGTGCAGATGTGACGGCATGTATGTCCCAGTCATTTTTGCTATTTGTAGTCCTTTATTATATAATCAGAATAAAAATGCGTTACATTAATCAAATATTAACTACGAAGTAACTTC
This DNA window, taken from Vitis vinifera cultivar Pinot Noir 40024 chromosome 2, ASM3070453v1, encodes the following:
- the LOC100853472 gene encoding transcription factor MYB113-like (The RefSeq protein has 2 substitutions compared to this genomic sequence), yielding MESLGVRKGAWIQEEDILLRKCIEKYGEGKWHLVPLRAGLNRCRKSCRLRWLNYLKPDIKRGEFALDEVDLMIRLHNLLGNRWSLIAGRLPGRTANDVKNYWHGHHLKKKVQFQEEGRDKPQTHSKTKAIKSRKPLDRRNCNTDKGTHGWYGRTNPGR